One genomic segment of Aestuariirhabdus haliotis includes these proteins:
- a CDS encoding class II glutamine amidotransferase, with the protein MCELLGMSANVPTDICFSFSGLMERGGKTGPHADGWGIAFYEGAAVREFRDPKPSCQSEIARLVSRYPIKSCNVISHIRQANSGRICLENTHPFVRELWGRQWTFAHNGQLKGVKKLPLGCYRPVGTTDSEYAFCWLLGQLRNRFPTPPKRQQTIWREVNRLCDQLGQLGVFNMLFCDARNLYCYCTTRLCWITRRAPFAEAVLKDAEMSVDFSNETTPSDIVTVIATTALTENEQWHSMVPGEFRVFRDGILIH; encoded by the coding sequence ATGTGTGAACTGCTGGGCATGAGTGCCAACGTACCAACAGATATCTGTTTTAGCTTTAGTGGCTTGATGGAGCGTGGTGGCAAAACCGGTCCCCATGCGGACGGCTGGGGGATCGCCTTTTACGAGGGTGCTGCGGTTCGGGAGTTTCGAGACCCTAAGCCAAGCTGTCAGTCTGAAATTGCTCGCCTGGTTAGCCGTTATCCCATTAAAAGCTGCAATGTCATTAGCCATATTCGGCAAGCTAATTCCGGTCGCATCTGCCTGGAAAATACCCACCCCTTTGTCCGCGAGCTTTGGGGGCGCCAGTGGACCTTTGCCCATAATGGTCAGCTTAAAGGGGTGAAAAAACTACCTCTGGGCTGTTATCGGCCAGTGGGCACTACGGATAGCGAATACGCGTTTTGCTGGCTATTGGGTCAACTGCGTAATCGATTTCCCACACCGCCTAAGCGTCAGCAAACCATCTGGCGAGAAGTTAATCGATTGTGCGACCAGTTAGGTCAGTTGGGGGTGTTCAATATGCTCTTCTGTGATGCACGTAATCTTTACTGTTATTGCACCACACGGTTGTGCTGGATAACACGCCGGGCGCCCTTTGCAGAGGCCGTGTTAAAAGACGCGGAAATGTCTGTAGATTTCAGTAACGAGACAACCCCTAGCGATATAGTGACCGTGATTGCGACGACTGCATTAACCGAGAATGAGCAATGGCATTCGATGGTGCCGGGAGAATTCAGGGTCTTTCGAGACGGAATCCTTATTCACTGA
- the cysK gene encoding cysteine synthase A, whose translation MSNLYDDNSLTIGKTPLVRLGRLAPNAKLYAKVESRNPAGSVKCRIGASMIWEAEKSGALKPGMEIIEPTSGNTGIALCFVAASRGYKITLTMPSSMSLERRKVMKALGANIVLTEPAKGMKGAIAKAQEIAAEQPEHYFMPGQFENPANPAIHEQTTGPEIWNDTDGEVDVFVAGVGTGGTITGVSRYIKNTQGKAITSIAVEPVDSPIISQTIANEELTPAPHKIQGIGAGFVPDNLDLDMVDEVEQISNEEAIATARRLMTEEGILVGISCGAATAAALKAAEREENKDKTIVVVLPDSGERYLSSALFEGMFSETESVQ comes from the coding sequence ATGAGCAACCTTTACGATGACAACTCCCTGACTATTGGCAAGACCCCCCTGGTGAGACTCGGTAGGCTGGCACCCAATGCCAAGCTATATGCCAAAGTCGAAAGCCGTAACCCTGCGGGGAGCGTCAAATGTCGTATTGGCGCCAGCATGATCTGGGAAGCGGAAAAATCCGGGGCACTTAAACCCGGTATGGAAATCATCGAACCTACCAGCGGCAACACCGGCATTGCTCTCTGCTTCGTTGCCGCTTCACGTGGTTACAAAATCACCCTGACCATGCCCTCCTCCATGAGCCTGGAACGCCGTAAGGTGATGAAAGCCCTGGGGGCAAATATTGTACTGACCGAGCCGGCGAAAGGTATGAAAGGTGCTATCGCCAAAGCTCAGGAGATCGCAGCCGAACAACCCGAACACTACTTTATGCCCGGTCAGTTCGAAAACCCGGCTAACCCCGCGATTCATGAGCAAACCACTGGGCCTGAAATCTGGAATGATACCGACGGAGAAGTCGATGTTTTTGTCGCCGGGGTTGGCACCGGAGGCACCATTACCGGGGTGTCCCGTTATATTAAAAACACTCAGGGTAAGGCGATTACCAGCATTGCGGTTGAACCAGTCGATTCCCCTATCATTAGCCAAACCATTGCCAATGAGGAACTAACCCCCGCCCCCCACAAAATTCAGGGGATAGGTGCCGGTTTTGTGCCAGACAACCTCGATCTGGACATGGTTGACGAAGTTGAGCAGATCAGCAACGAGGAAGCTATTGCAACGGCCCGGCGTTTGATGACTGAAGAGGGTATTCTGGTCGGCATCTCTTGTGGTGCTGCGACCGCAGCGGCCCTGAAAGCAGCAGAAAGAGAGGAGAATAAAGACAAGACCATCGTTGTTGTCTTACCGGACTCTGGCGAGCGCTACCTCTCCTCAGCCCTGTTTGAAGGCATGTTCAGCGAAACCGAGTCGGTTCAGTAA
- a CDS encoding AAA family ATPase, which yields MKFDSTQQYVATDDLKMAVNAAITLQRPLLVKGEPGTGKTMLAEEVAESLGHRLIQWNIKSTTKAQQGLYEYDAVSRLRDSQLGDDRVHDISNYIVRGKLWEAFEADEQVVLLIDEIDKADIEFPNDLLQELDKMEFFVYELQKMVKATHRPIIIITSNNEKELPDAFLRRCFFHYISFPDRDTMKCIVDVHYPGIADTMVKEALEVFFDVRQVPGLKKKPSTSELIDWLKLLMADDTGAKLLQERDPTKAIPPLCGALVKNEQDVQLLERLAFMTRRQGRQG from the coding sequence ATGAAATTTGATAGTACCCAGCAGTATGTTGCTACTGATGATCTGAAAATGGCCGTAAACGCTGCCATTACCCTGCAACGTCCCTTGTTGGTCAAAGGTGAACCAGGAACCGGTAAAACCATGTTGGCCGAAGAGGTTGCTGAATCTCTGGGGCATCGCCTGATTCAATGGAACATTAAATCCACCACCAAAGCCCAGCAAGGCCTTTACGAGTACGATGCCGTATCTCGCTTGCGTGACTCCCAGTTAGGGGACGATCGCGTTCACGATATAAGCAATTACATTGTGAGAGGCAAGTTGTGGGAAGCCTTTGAGGCGGACGAACAGGTCGTTTTGCTTATCGATGAGATCGATAAAGCCGATATTGAATTTCCAAACGACCTGCTGCAAGAGCTCGATAAGATGGAGTTCTTTGTCTACGAGCTGCAAAAAATGGTCAAGGCTACTCATCGCCCTATCATTATCATCACCAGTAATAACGAAAAAGAGCTGCCGGATGCCTTCTTGCGTCGATGCTTTTTCCATTACATCTCCTTTCCGGATCGCGACACCATGAAGTGTATTGTCGATGTTCATTATCCGGGTATTGCCGATACGATGGTCAAGGAAGCCCTGGAAGTCTTCTTCGATGTGCGCCAGGTTCCCGGTTTGAAGAAAAAGCCCTCTACTTCTGAACTGATCGATTGGCTAAAGCTGCTGATGGCGGATGATACGGGAGCGAAACTTTTACAAGAGCGAGACCCGACCAAGGCGATACCTCCGCTTTGTGGTGCCTTGGTAAAAAACGAACAAGACGTACAACTGCTTGAGCGTCTCGCGTTTATGACCCGGAGACAGGGTCGCCAGGGGTAA
- a CDS encoding vWA domain-containing protein: MLLDFFSEIRAAKVPATLKELLDLMEALKQGVVFADLDQFYFLARTCLVKDEKHFDKFDRAFSAYFEGLANIDDLLEAMIPEEWLRKEFEKSLTEEEKAKIESLGGLDKLLEEFKKRLEEQKKRHQGGNRWIGTGGTSPYGAYGYNPEGIRIGQEGGRNNSAVKVWDKREFRNLDEDIELGTRNIKMALRRLRKFARQGAADQLDINDTISSTAKNGGWLDLKLVPERHNAVKVLLFIDIGGTMDAHVRLCEELFSACKTEFKHLEFFYFHNCIYESVWKDNLRRANERTSTWDLLHTFGSDYKVIFIGDASMAPYEVSHVGGSVEHWNEEAGSVWLERVREKFSKVIWLNPHTPDSWGYTQSTQMIKQLVEDKMYPLTVKGLEEGMRYLSK; encoded by the coding sequence ATGCTTCTTGATTTTTTCTCGGAAATTCGGGCGGCCAAAGTCCCTGCAACCCTGAAAGAGTTGCTTGACCTGATGGAGGCGCTTAAGCAAGGGGTCGTGTTTGCTGACCTCGACCAGTTCTATTTTCTGGCCAGAACCTGTCTGGTAAAAGATGAAAAGCACTTTGATAAGTTTGACCGTGCGTTTAGTGCCTATTTTGAGGGGCTGGCCAATATTGATGATCTTTTGGAGGCGATGATACCGGAAGAGTGGCTACGCAAAGAGTTTGAAAAGTCACTGACCGAAGAAGAGAAAGCCAAGATTGAATCCTTGGGTGGTCTGGACAAGTTGCTGGAAGAATTCAAGAAACGTCTCGAAGAACAAAAGAAACGACATCAGGGGGGGAATCGCTGGATCGGTACCGGTGGCACCTCGCCTTATGGCGCTTATGGTTACAACCCGGAAGGCATCCGAATTGGTCAGGAAGGTGGGCGCAATAACAGTGCAGTGAAAGTGTGGGACAAGCGGGAATTTCGCAACCTTGACGAAGATATTGAGCTCGGCACCCGAAATATTAAAATGGCCCTACGCCGGTTGAGAAAGTTTGCCCGCCAGGGCGCTGCGGATCAGCTGGATATTAACGATACGATCTCTTCTACGGCGAAGAATGGAGGCTGGTTGGACCTGAAACTGGTACCCGAGCGCCATAATGCGGTAAAAGTACTATTGTTTATCGATATTGGCGGCACGATGGATGCCCATGTGCGTTTATGTGAAGAGCTGTTTTCAGCCTGCAAAACTGAATTCAAGCACCTCGAGTTCTTCTATTTTCATAACTGTATTTATGAAAGCGTGTGGAAGGATAATCTGCGTCGTGCCAACGAGCGCACATCGACCTGGGATCTTTTGCATACCTTTGGCTCTGACTACAAAGTGATCTTTATTGGGGACGCCTCTATGGCTCCTTACGAAGTGAGCCATGTGGGTGGCAGCGTCGAACATTGGAACGAGGAAGCGGGTTCGGTCTGGCTGGAGCGGGTGCGCGAGAAATTCAGTAAAGTGATTTGGTTAAACCCCCACACCCCTGATAGCTGGGGATATACTCAGTCAACCCAAATGATCAAACAATTGGTGGAAGACAAGATGTATCCGCTAACGGTAAAAGGATTAGAAGAGGGGATGCGGTACCTGAGTAAATAG
- a CDS encoding HD domain-containing phosphohydrolase, producing MTKELQTYRFPIQVQIATLIVSMIIVLGSLLAWYNYQRSSEIIEKASEQLSNKITKTVIQQINLTYSPVRNNLSLLSLSGVEKAQTLPERLNHLPLLFQALQMQQAMAGLQIGYADGDYFILRLVERLPKGQFLSPTDAFVMIDHIEHAGARPVFTRIYLDSELQKISEKILPYDGYDPRTRPWYLQALNHNGPSRTEPFLFYFMRQIGVVITHPLPGKQAVIAADVTLKHLSETLAAEQYTTSSEIVVIDSEGKVLAYTDTDRTVRESNDHKVSMFHITEMGIPIFEWFDSNKKLAPQQLQIDHKGEQWTGSVKSIPGANGANLRIIVIAPNHELFAEAYAIRWDSAKITLLILLLAIPLAWLLAKQISNPLKRLAKHASAVSKMDFSDKLYIRSVIKEIDDLFNATHTMSDTISRFLGLIDSLAREKDLAALQERILKETSEVAHAKGTLLYLLDEKELFLKPSSFYLDGKFAEYDFPNISIDDVDSPIISALNADKAKETMAPEGNQLVEKFRTVLACETIKLTLIPLKDRQKNHFGVLVLLYPASKLEEMSSDLNQLDFIQALSGFAAVSLESKQLLAMQKQLLDSFIKLIAGAIDAKSPYTGGHCQRVPELTRMICEAANQSDETEFREFHLSEDDWEALDIASWLHDCGKVTTPEYVVDKSTKLETLYDRIHEIRMRFEVLKRDAQLQYWIALDQGGDKDKLSKQRDQALRSLDEDFEFIAQCNEGGEYMSEESLERLSVIAQRTWQRTLNDRIGISWEEQQRKQSGEETLPITEKLLADKTEHIIGRSASDRIQENNSHGFKVDTPEHKYNRGELYNLSVAKGTLNNEERYMINDHIVQTIIMLNKLPFPKHLREVPEIAGGHHEKMDGTGYPKRLTGKELSISAKAMAIADIFEALTAADRPYKTPKSLNESIKIMSFMARDQHIDPDLFELFLRQGIHERYAKTYLDKKQIDRVDINQYLR from the coding sequence ATGACGAAAGAACTGCAAACCTATCGATTCCCAATCCAGGTTCAAATTGCGACCCTGATTGTCAGTATGATTATTGTTCTCGGGTCCCTGCTTGCCTGGTACAACTACCAGCGCAGCAGCGAGATTATAGAAAAAGCCTCCGAGCAACTTTCAAACAAGATTACCAAAACGGTTATCCAACAGATAAACCTGACGTATAGCCCCGTCAGAAACAACCTGTCATTGCTAAGCCTGTCAGGAGTCGAGAAGGCGCAAACCCTACCGGAAAGGCTCAACCATCTCCCTCTCCTGTTCCAAGCTCTGCAGATGCAACAAGCCATGGCAGGTCTGCAAATCGGCTATGCCGACGGGGATTATTTTATTTTACGGTTGGTAGAGAGACTTCCAAAAGGGCAATTCTTATCCCCGACCGATGCCTTTGTCATGATCGATCACATTGAACATGCCGGCGCTCGCCCGGTTTTTACTCGCATCTACCTCGACAGTGAGCTGCAAAAAATCAGCGAAAAAATATTGCCATACGATGGTTACGACCCTCGCACACGACCCTGGTACCTGCAAGCATTAAATCACAACGGCCCGTCACGAACCGAGCCCTTCCTGTTCTATTTCATGCGCCAAATTGGCGTTGTAATCACCCATCCATTGCCCGGTAAACAGGCTGTTATTGCTGCCGATGTAACGTTGAAGCACCTATCCGAAACACTTGCCGCTGAACAATACACGACCTCTTCCGAGATCGTTGTGATAGATTCCGAAGGTAAGGTCCTGGCTTATACAGATACGGACCGTACGGTTCGCGAAAGCAACGATCATAAAGTCAGCATGTTCCATATTACCGAGATGGGAATTCCAATCTTTGAATGGTTTGATAGCAATAAAAAATTGGCGCCCCAGCAACTTCAAATTGACCATAAGGGGGAACAATGGACAGGTAGCGTAAAATCCATTCCCGGAGCAAACGGGGCCAACTTACGGATTATTGTGATAGCACCCAACCATGAACTCTTTGCTGAGGCTTATGCCATTCGCTGGGATTCTGCCAAAATCACCCTATTAATCCTTCTACTTGCTATTCCCCTGGCTTGGTTGCTCGCCAAGCAGATCTCTAATCCGTTAAAACGACTGGCAAAACATGCCAGTGCAGTTAGTAAAATGGACTTTAGTGACAAACTTTATATTCGCTCGGTCATTAAAGAGATTGACGACCTATTCAATGCCACCCACACCATGAGCGACACCATTTCTCGGTTTTTAGGTCTGATAGATTCCCTCGCCCGTGAAAAAGACCTCGCCGCTCTACAGGAACGCATCCTTAAAGAGACCAGCGAAGTAGCCCACGCCAAGGGAACCCTACTCTATCTTTTGGATGAGAAGGAACTGTTTCTTAAGCCCTCCTCCTTCTATCTTGATGGTAAATTTGCCGAGTATGATTTCCCTAATATATCCATTGACGATGTCGACAGCCCGATCATCAGCGCCCTTAACGCCGACAAGGCCAAAGAAACCATGGCGCCGGAAGGCAATCAACTTGTGGAGAAATTTCGCACTGTATTGGCTTGTGAAACGATCAAGCTAACGCTTATCCCTCTTAAGGATCGTCAGAAAAATCATTTCGGTGTATTGGTGCTATTGTACCCAGCATCAAAACTTGAGGAAATGAGCAGCGATCTAAATCAGCTTGACTTTATTCAGGCCTTATCAGGTTTTGCGGCTGTATCCCTGGAAAGCAAACAGTTATTAGCGATGCAAAAGCAACTGCTCGATTCGTTTATCAAGTTAATCGCCGGTGCGATTGATGCCAAATCCCCCTACACGGGCGGTCACTGTCAACGGGTCCCTGAACTCACTCGAATGATATGCGAGGCAGCCAATCAATCCGACGAAACTGAATTCCGAGAGTTCCATTTAAGCGAAGACGATTGGGAAGCCCTTGATATTGCTTCCTGGTTACACGATTGTGGCAAAGTCACCACCCCGGAATACGTCGTCGACAAATCTACAAAGCTGGAAACCCTCTATGACCGAATACACGAAATACGCATGCGTTTTGAAGTATTGAAACGAGATGCTCAGCTTCAATACTGGATAGCTTTGGATCAAGGGGGCGACAAAGATAAACTGAGCAAACAACGAGATCAGGCGTTACGCTCTCTGGATGAGGATTTCGAGTTTATCGCACAGTGTAATGAAGGTGGCGAATACATGTCCGAAGAGAGTTTGGAGAGATTGTCGGTTATTGCTCAACGAACCTGGCAACGAACACTTAACGATCGCATTGGCATCTCCTGGGAAGAACAACAGCGAAAACAATCCGGAGAAGAAACCCTGCCTATTACGGAAAAACTATTAGCCGATAAAACTGAACACATTATCGGCAGATCTGCCTCAGATCGCATCCAGGAAAATAACAGCCATGGATTTAAAGTAGACACACCAGAACACAAATATAACCGCGGGGAACTATACAACCTCTCTGTCGCCAAAGGCACGCTAAATAACGAAGAGCGCTATATGATCAACGATCACATAGTGCAAACCATCATCATGTTAAACAAACTACCCTTCCCCAAACATTTGCGAGAAGTTCCCGAAATAGCCGGTGGCCACCATGAAAAAATGGATGGTACAGGCTATCCAAAGCGTTTAACGGGCAAAGAGTTATCGATAAGTGCCAAGGCTATGGCGATCGCTGATATTTTCGAAGCATTAACTGCCGCGGACCGCCCCTACAAGACACCTAAATCCTTAAATGAATCGATAAAAATCATGAGCTTCATGGCCAGGGATCAGCATATCGACCCAGATCTTTTCGAGTTATTTCTGCGGCAAGGCATCCATGAGCGATACGCAAAAACCTATTTGGATAAGAAGCAGATCGACAGAGTCGATATCAATCAATACCTGAGATAG
- a CDS encoding TIGR01777 family oxidoreductase translates to MTMKIVVTGGTGCIGHQLLPTLVSAGYRVWALTRQSPQTLDNLGGHITYVNDLSSVPDMDAVINLAGEGVLDARWSESRKQILMDSRIGTTRLLLDWMKKRQQPPQTLISGSAVGYYGYHGSDRRIDESVSPQDDFASRLCQQWEASAQEAEALGIRVCTMRIGVVLAANAGALARMLPPFKLGLGGPIATGEQMFSWIQREDLVAMILFLLHSPELSGPFNATSPMPVTNQQFSKALARALRRPCWLTVPAYAMRLMLGEAADLLIKGQAVIPERLEKAGFSFRFADIDSAIEHSLA, encoded by the coding sequence ATGACTATGAAGATAGTAGTAACCGGCGGCACAGGCTGTATTGGCCATCAGCTCTTGCCCACACTGGTATCTGCGGGTTATCGAGTGTGGGCGTTAACCCGTCAATCCCCCCAAACGCTGGATAATCTGGGCGGTCATATTACGTATGTGAATGATCTCTCGTCTGTACCGGACATGGATGCAGTTATTAACCTGGCCGGTGAAGGAGTGCTGGACGCGCGCTGGAGTGAATCGCGCAAACAGATATTGATGGACAGTCGAATAGGGACCACGCGTTTATTATTGGATTGGATGAAAAAGCGTCAACAACCGCCCCAAACGCTGATAAGCGGGTCGGCAGTGGGTTATTATGGTTATCATGGGAGTGACCGCCGAATTGACGAGTCGGTCTCGCCACAAGATGATTTTGCCTCCCGACTCTGTCAGCAGTGGGAGGCCAGCGCGCAAGAGGCTGAAGCGCTTGGAATCAGGGTTTGTACAATGAGAATAGGGGTTGTCCTGGCGGCCAATGCCGGGGCTTTGGCACGTATGCTTCCTCCATTCAAGCTGGGGCTGGGAGGCCCTATCGCCACTGGCGAGCAGATGTTCTCCTGGATACAGCGAGAGGATCTGGTGGCGATGATACTTTTCTTGTTGCACAGCCCGGAGCTTTCTGGCCCCTTTAATGCGACCTCGCCTATGCCGGTTACAAATCAGCAATTTAGTAAAGCCTTGGCCAGAGCGTTAAGAAGGCCCTGTTGGTTGACCGTACCAGCCTACGCGATGAGGCTGATGTTAGGGGAGGCGGCAGACCTGTTGATCAAAGGCCAGGCGGTGATTCCGGAGCGACTTGAAAAGGCCGGCTTCAGCTTTCGTTTCGCCGATATTGATAGTGCCATCGAGCATTCGCTGGCCTAA
- a CDS encoding PA2817 family protein, whose amino-acid sequence MTSFSPFSYRLQLLRSLHEQLGKLIESDSLPEFNENPLTDKLGQLLPDLEQRDEEALYAAQQLISQLIANFPQLTPLVSRDLLWLLGGDCLHWMPDAEVEQYQQLEELYQDALVSNHEFDWVASRKALFEGKGKLH is encoded by the coding sequence ATGACAAGTTTTTCCCCTTTCAGCTATCGCTTACAACTGCTGCGCTCACTTCACGAACAGCTCGGCAAACTTATCGAAAGCGATAGCCTACCCGAATTTAACGAAAACCCCCTTACCGATAAACTCGGCCAATTATTACCCGACCTGGAACAACGAGATGAGGAAGCGCTCTATGCAGCGCAACAACTCATTAGCCAACTCATCGCCAACTTTCCCCAACTAACCCCATTGGTTAGCCGAGATCTCCTCTGGCTGCTGGGGGGTGACTGCCTGCACTGGATGCCCGATGCTGAAGTAGAACAATATCAGCAGTTGGAAGAGCTGTATCAAGACGCGCTGGTGTCCAACCATGAATTCGACTGGGTCGCCTCGAGAAAAGCACTGTTTGAAGGCAAGGGAAAACTGCATTAG
- a CDS encoding ABC transporter ATP-binding protein, translating into MTDALVISGLKKVYANGHEALKGIDFKVEQGDFFALLGPNGAGKSTTIGIISSLVTKSEGKVSIFGYDLDTELSLAKQNLGVVPQEFNFNQFEKPLHILITQAGYYGIPRAVARERAEFYLKKLGIWDKRDEQSRLLSGGMKRRLMIARALIHKPKLLILDEPTAGVDIELRRSMWEFLRDINDKEGVTIILTTHYLEEAEQLCRHIAIIDKGNLIENSSMKQLLSKLSVETFVLDCRQPLPESISVEGYSLRRVDEYSLEVEVSKSQTINAVFIALENLGIEVSSMRNRSNRLEELFVSLVEKQEGLL; encoded by the coding sequence ATGACAGATGCGCTGGTTATTTCTGGTCTGAAGAAGGTGTACGCTAACGGCCATGAGGCTTTGAAAGGTATTGATTTCAAGGTCGAGCAGGGTGATTTCTTTGCCTTACTGGGCCCTAATGGGGCCGGGAAATCAACCACCATTGGTATTATTTCGTCATTGGTTACCAAAAGTGAAGGCAAGGTCAGCATCTTTGGTTATGACCTGGATACAGAGTTGAGCCTTGCCAAGCAAAACCTGGGGGTGGTGCCACAGGAATTCAATTTTAACCAGTTTGAAAAACCACTTCATATATTGATTACCCAGGCCGGGTACTATGGTATTCCGCGTGCAGTGGCCCGTGAACGGGCCGAATTTTATCTGAAGAAACTTGGCATCTGGGACAAACGGGATGAACAATCGCGTCTGCTATCGGGGGGGATGAAACGTCGCCTGATGATCGCCAGGGCGCTTATTCATAAACCTAAACTGTTGATTCTTGATGAACCCACTGCAGGTGTGGATATTGAACTACGTCGCAGTATGTGGGAGTTTCTTCGCGATATTAACGATAAAGAGGGTGTCACAATTATTCTTACCACTCACTATCTGGAAGAGGCTGAGCAATTGTGTCGTCATATCGCCATTATTGATAAGGGCAACCTGATTGAAAACAGTTCAATGAAACAGCTTTTGAGTAAGCTGAGTGTCGAAACCTTTGTTCTTGACTGTCGTCAGCCCCTGCCGGAAAGTATTTCCGTGGAAGGTTATAGCCTGAGAAGAGTTGATGAATACAGCCTGGAGGTTGAAGTTAGTAAAAGCCAAACCATCAATGCGGTTTTTATTGCCTTGGAAAACCTGGGGATAGAAGTATCCAGTATGCGAAACCGCTCAAATCGATTGGAAGAGCTGTTTGTGTCCCTCGTAGAAAAGCAGGAGGGGCTGCTATGA